A stretch of Vicia villosa cultivar HV-30 ecotype Madison, WI unplaced genomic scaffold, Vvil1.0 ctg.001936F_1_1, whole genome shotgun sequence DNA encodes these proteins:
- the LOC131637162 gene encoding protein FANTASTIC FOUR 3-like, which yields MATIVCHGLPSTLDSHLVESRIHNLRLTSPKPITSQPIDLPLKTCFSESNTESNDDSWSSIQSLSKSNASHSQGLKESTYVHPNVKLPWQKLSSKSLELCTENLGNETGADILESSIDFFSLTSSSCDKLDTKEQKKSSCRNLGGEKVRTKNFPPPLKSMRGLESLRVKPHRENGRLVMELTKVPSSVSCFQAERSNGCLRLSFWNDEDEDDANDEEEEKEENTNEEEECIIDNENEVEEFIIDNEKDEREIYEVQTPTQSRESEEQKETYEVVTPIETHEIEEKEEIYEIQTPTQIRGVTRMEKYERKSRRRCKEIGKHENNEMMVNWGEPLWLALVTS from the coding sequence ATGGCTACAATTGTTTGCCACGGTTTACCTTCAACTCTTGATTCACACCTTGTTGAATCAAGAATACATAATCTTCGTTTAACTTCTCCAAAACCAATCACATCTCAACCCATTGATTTACCTCTCAAGACATGTTTTTCGGAATCAAACACCGAATCCAATGATGATAGTTGGAGTTCAATTCAATCACTTTCCAAATCCAATGCATCTCATTCTCAAGGCCTTAAAGAATCAACCTATGTTCATCCAAATGTGAAACTTCCATGGCAGAAACTTAGCTCCAAGAGTCTAGAGCTTTGCACTGAGAATCTAGGAAATGAAACAGGTGCTGATATTCTAGAAAGCAGCATTGATTTTTTCTCTTTAACAAGCTCATCTTGTGATAAATTGGATACAAAGGAGCAAAAGAAAAGTTCATGTAGAAATTTGGGAGGTGAGAAAGTGAGAACCAAGAATTTTCCACCACCTTTGAAGAGTATGAGAGGTTTGGAGTCTCTAAGAGTGAAACCTCATAGAGAAAATGGAAGGTTGGTTATGGAGTTAACAAAAGTTCCATCAAGTGTTTCTTGCTTCCAAGCCGAGAGAAGTAACGGTTGTCTTCGTCTTTCGTTTTGGAATGACGAGGACGAAGACGACGcaaatgatgaagaagaagaaaaagaagaaaacacaaatgaagaagaagaatgtaTTATTGATAATGAGAACGAAGTAGAAgaatttattattgataatgagaAAGACGAAAGAGAAATTTATGAAGTACAGACTCCGACACAGTCACGTGAAAGTGAAGAACAAAAAGAAACCTATGAAGTAGTGACTCCGATAGAGACACATGAAattgaagagaaagaagagatctATGAAATACAGACTCCGACACAGATACGCGGAGTAACGCGAATGGAAAAATATGAGAGGAAAAGTAGAAGAAGATGCAAAGAAATTGGCAAGCATGAAAACAATGAAATGATGGTAAATTGGGGTGAACCTCTTTGGCTTGCATTGGTGACTTCATAA